A single genomic interval of Centropristis striata isolate RG_2023a ecotype Rhode Island chromosome 8, C.striata_1.0, whole genome shotgun sequence harbors:
- the LOC131976334 gene encoding E3 ubiquitin-protein ligase rnf146-like produces the protein MASCGEVDHSVSSLPSSKKGSNSGGGSGNSAESSCSGSSNSSPALSVPECAICLQSCVHPVQLPCHHVFCFLCVKGASWQSKRCALCRQEVPDDFLERPTLLSPEELKASAGGRGGAASDHAWYYEGRNGWWQYDERTSRELEDAFSKGKKTAEMLIAGFLYVADLENMVQYRRNEHGRRRKMKRDILDIPKKGVAGLRLDAEGVSGAIGAAGRENSADGADTTVAGVQQQVTAIPSTVTAPPARPPTSLGGQPGSSSSPTLEDALSQLQISPRPTPAHERSEAGEGEEEDEEEEASPSRSSDPHTSVDESGSGDWSDDEEEEDEEEEGGDGERVEPWEDRPRRQRLNPEDRAPPGAESASPPSSSSSSGRSRMPDGQCTVTEV, from the coding sequence ATGGCTAGTTGTGGGGAGGTAGACCACTCTGTTAGCTCCCTACCATCCAGTAAGAAAGGCAGCAACAGCGGTGGTGGAAGTGGGAACAGTGCAGAATCATCATGCTCTGGCTCCAGCAACTCATCCCCAGCCTTGTCTGTACCCGAGTGTGCCATCTGTCTGCAGAGCTGCGTCCACCCTGTCCAGCTGCCATGCCATCACGTCttctgtttcctgtgtgtgaAGGGAGCATCCTGGCAAAGCAAACGATGCGCTCTCTGCAGACAGGAAGTACCAGATGACTTCCTGGAAAGGCCTACACTTCTCTCTCCGGAGGAGCTGAAAGCATCGGCGGGAGGTCGTGGCGGGGCAGCAAGTGATCACGCCTGGTATTATGAAGGTCGTAACGGGTGGTGGCAGTATGATGAGCGAACCAGCCGTGAGCTGGAGGACGCTTTCTCCAAGGGCAAGAAGACGGCTGAAATGCTGATTGCTGGGTTTTTGTATGTAGCCGACTTGGAGAACATGGTGCAGTATAGGCGCAATGAGCACGGTCGTAGACGTAAGATGAAGAGGGACATTTTGGATATCCCCAAGAAGGGAGTGGCTGGACTGCGTTTGGACGCTGAGGGTGTTAGTGGGGCAATTGGGGCAGCCGGTCGAGAGAACTCTGCTGATGGGGCTGATACCACAGTAGCAGGTGTACAGCAGCAGGTTACAGCTATCCCCTCTACTGTTACAGCCCCTCCTGCCAGACCTCCCACCTCCCTGGGTGGTCAgcctggcagcagcagcagccccacTCTGGAGGATGCTCTCTCCCAACTGCAAATTAGCCCCAGGCCCACACCTGCTCACGAGCGGTCTGAGGCTggggaaggagaggaagaagacgaggaagaggaggcctcACCCTCCAGGTCCTCTGACCCTCACACCTCTGTGGACGAGTCTGGCTCCGGAGACTGGAGTGAtgacgaggaagaggaggatgaagaagaagaggggggaGATGGAGAGCGTGTGGAGCCCTGGGAGGATAGGCCACGGAGGCAAAGACTGAATCCAGAGGACAGAGCCCCTCCTGGCGCAGAGTCTGCCTCTCCCCCTTCTTCATCCAGTAGCAGTGGAAGGTCCAGAATGCCTGATGGTCAGTGTACAGTGACTGAAGTGTGA
- the echdc1 gene encoding ethylmalonyl-CoA decarboxylase isoform X3, translating into MVLCALRRQLLRSGSSCGALARLLQRQSRACVYSSVHGFNPEEIREKLQAFPGGSIDLLKQESGIAVLTVNYPSRMNAFSGSMMVDLEERVSQLESWTDGKGLIVHGATGTFCSGSDLNAVRAISNPQDGMKMCMFMQNALTRLLRLPLISVALVEGRALGGGAELTTACDFRLMASGSVIQFVHKHMGLVPGWGGAARLVRIVGSQNALKLLGGALKVDPHLGLQIGLADGVLEVPLAEEGAETLLQKTEIWLSRYTKGPAPVIQAVKKVVLSGRELPLSEALRTERDVFGTVWGGPANLQALASKSKHR; encoded by the exons ATGGTACTGTGTGCATTGAGGCGACAACTTCTGAGGAGTGGCAGCAGCTGTGGCGCCTTGGCCAG gctgctgcagagacagagcaggGCCTGTGTGTACTCAAGCGTCCACGGCTTCAACCCAGAGGAGAtcagagagaagctgcaggCCTTTCCTGGAGGCTCCATCGACCTGCTCAAACAGGAGTCTGGCATAGCTGTGCTGACCGTCAACTACCCCTCCCGCATGAATGCTTTCTCCG GCAGTATGATGGTGGATCTGGAGGAGAGGGTGAGCCAGCTGGAGAGCTGGACAGACGGTAAAGGCCTCATTGTTCACGGTGCCACCGGAACTTTCTGCTCTGGATCGGACCTCAACGCTGTCAGGGCGATCTCTAACCCacag GATGGGATGAAGATGTGTATGTTCATGCAGAATGCTCTTACAAGGCTCCTCAG GCTGCCTCTGATCTCTGTTGCTCTGGTGGAGGGGAGAGCGCTGGGAGGAGGTGCAGAACTCACCACTGCCTGTGATTTCAG GTTAATGGCATCTGGCAGTGTGATCCAGTTTGTCCATAAACACATGGGCCTGGTCCCAGGCTGGGGTGGCGCCGCACGACTTGTCCGCATAGTTGGAAGCCAGAATGCACTGAAGCTGCTTGGTGGTGCTCTAAAAGTGGATCCCCATCTTGGCCTGCAGATTGGACTGGCAGACGGAGTTCTGGAGGTCCCTCTGGCAGAGGAGGGTGCAGAGACTCTACTACAGAAGACTGAAATCTGGCTCAGTCGCTATACAAAAGGACCCGCCCCTGTGATCCAGGCTGTGAAGAAGGTAGTGTTGTCAGGGAGAGAGCTCCCTCTGTCAGAGGCTCTGAGGACTGAGAGGGATGTATTTGGGACTGTGTGGGGTGGTCCAGCTAACCTGCAGGCTCTGGCCAGCAAGTCCAAACACAGATAA
- the echdc1 gene encoding ethylmalonyl-CoA decarboxylase isoform X4 — MLSPVSMMVDLEERVSQLESWTDGKGLIVHGATGTFCSGSDLNAVRAISNPQDGMKMCMFMQNALTRLLRLPLISVALVEGRALGGGAELTTACDFRLMASGSVIQFVHKHMGLVPGWGGAARLVRIVGSQNALKLLGGALKVDPHLGLQIGLADGVLEVPLAEEGAETLLQKTEIWLSRYTKGPAPVIQAVKKVVLSGRELPLSEALRTERDVFGTVWGGPANLQALASKSKHR, encoded by the exons ATGCTTTCTCCGGTAAG TATGATGGTGGATCTGGAGGAGAGGGTGAGCCAGCTGGAGAGCTGGACAGACGGTAAAGGCCTCATTGTTCACGGTGCCACCGGAACTTTCTGCTCTGGATCGGACCTCAACGCTGTCAGGGCGATCTCTAACCCacag GATGGGATGAAGATGTGTATGTTCATGCAGAATGCTCTTACAAGGCTCCTCAG GCTGCCTCTGATCTCTGTTGCTCTGGTGGAGGGGAGAGCGCTGGGAGGAGGTGCAGAACTCACCACTGCCTGTGATTTCAG GTTAATGGCATCTGGCAGTGTGATCCAGTTTGTCCATAAACACATGGGCCTGGTCCCAGGCTGGGGTGGCGCCGCACGACTTGTCCGCATAGTTGGAAGCCAGAATGCACTGAAGCTGCTTGGTGGTGCTCTAAAAGTGGATCCCCATCTTGGCCTGCAGATTGGACTGGCAGACGGAGTTCTGGAGGTCCCTCTGGCAGAGGAGGGTGCAGAGACTCTACTACAGAAGACTGAAATCTGGCTCAGTCGCTATACAAAAGGACCCGCCCCTGTGATCCAGGCTGTGAAGAAGGTAGTGTTGTCAGGGAGAGAGCTCCCTCTGTCAGAGGCTCTGAGGACTGAGAGGGATGTATTTGGGACTGTGTGGGGTGGTCCAGCTAACCTGCAGGCTCTGGCCAGCAAGTCCAAACACAGATAA
- the echdc1 gene encoding ethylmalonyl-CoA decarboxylase isoform X2 — MRTYKDCCRMVLCALRRQLLRSGSSCGALARLLQRQSRACVYSSVHGFNPEEIREKLQAFPGGSIDLLKQESGIAVLTVNYPSRMNAFSGSMMVDLEERVSQLESWTDGKGLIVHGATGTFCSGSDLNAVRAISNPQDGMKMCMFMQNALTRLLRLPLISVALVEGRALGGGAELTTACDFRLMASGSVIQFVHKHMGLVPGWGGAARLVRIVGSQNALKLLGGALKVDPHLGLQIGLADGVLEVPLAEEGAETLLQKTEIWLSRYTKGPAPVIQAVKKVVLSGRELPLSEALRTERDVFGTVWGGPANLQALASKSKHR; from the exons ATGCGCACGTATAAAG ACTGCTGCAGGATGGTACTGTGTGCATTGAGGCGACAACTTCTGAGGAGTGGCAGCAGCTGTGGCGCCTTGGCCAG gctgctgcagagacagagcaggGCCTGTGTGTACTCAAGCGTCCACGGCTTCAACCCAGAGGAGAtcagagagaagctgcaggCCTTTCCTGGAGGCTCCATCGACCTGCTCAAACAGGAGTCTGGCATAGCTGTGCTGACCGTCAACTACCCCTCCCGCATGAATGCTTTCTCCG GCAGTATGATGGTGGATCTGGAGGAGAGGGTGAGCCAGCTGGAGAGCTGGACAGACGGTAAAGGCCTCATTGTTCACGGTGCCACCGGAACTTTCTGCTCTGGATCGGACCTCAACGCTGTCAGGGCGATCTCTAACCCacag GATGGGATGAAGATGTGTATGTTCATGCAGAATGCTCTTACAAGGCTCCTCAG GCTGCCTCTGATCTCTGTTGCTCTGGTGGAGGGGAGAGCGCTGGGAGGAGGTGCAGAACTCACCACTGCCTGTGATTTCAG GTTAATGGCATCTGGCAGTGTGATCCAGTTTGTCCATAAACACATGGGCCTGGTCCCAGGCTGGGGTGGCGCCGCACGACTTGTCCGCATAGTTGGAAGCCAGAATGCACTGAAGCTGCTTGGTGGTGCTCTAAAAGTGGATCCCCATCTTGGCCTGCAGATTGGACTGGCAGACGGAGTTCTGGAGGTCCCTCTGGCAGAGGAGGGTGCAGAGACTCTACTACAGAAGACTGAAATCTGGCTCAGTCGCTATACAAAAGGACCCGCCCCTGTGATCCAGGCTGTGAAGAAGGTAGTGTTGTCAGGGAGAGAGCTCCCTCTGTCAGAGGCTCTGAGGACTGAGAGGGATGTATTTGGGACTGTGTGGGGTGGTCCAGCTAACCTGCAGGCTCTGGCCAGCAAGTCCAAACACAGATAA
- the echdc1 gene encoding ethylmalonyl-CoA decarboxylase isoform X1 translates to MSDAMGAKVSILSHFSLSPDCCRMVLCALRRQLLRSGSSCGALARLLQRQSRACVYSSVHGFNPEEIREKLQAFPGGSIDLLKQESGIAVLTVNYPSRMNAFSGSMMVDLEERVSQLESWTDGKGLIVHGATGTFCSGSDLNAVRAISNPQDGMKMCMFMQNALTRLLRLPLISVALVEGRALGGGAELTTACDFRLMASGSVIQFVHKHMGLVPGWGGAARLVRIVGSQNALKLLGGALKVDPHLGLQIGLADGVLEVPLAEEGAETLLQKTEIWLSRYTKGPAPVIQAVKKVVLSGRELPLSEALRTERDVFGTVWGGPANLQALASKSKHR, encoded by the exons ATGTCTGACGCAATGGGGGCAAAAGTGAGTATTTTATCCCACTTTTCTCTGTCTCCAGACTGCTGCAGGATGGTACTGTGTGCATTGAGGCGACAACTTCTGAGGAGTGGCAGCAGCTGTGGCGCCTTGGCCAG gctgctgcagagacagagcaggGCCTGTGTGTACTCAAGCGTCCACGGCTTCAACCCAGAGGAGAtcagagagaagctgcaggCCTTTCCTGGAGGCTCCATCGACCTGCTCAAACAGGAGTCTGGCATAGCTGTGCTGACCGTCAACTACCCCTCCCGCATGAATGCTTTCTCCG GCAGTATGATGGTGGATCTGGAGGAGAGGGTGAGCCAGCTGGAGAGCTGGACAGACGGTAAAGGCCTCATTGTTCACGGTGCCACCGGAACTTTCTGCTCTGGATCGGACCTCAACGCTGTCAGGGCGATCTCTAACCCacag GATGGGATGAAGATGTGTATGTTCATGCAGAATGCTCTTACAAGGCTCCTCAG GCTGCCTCTGATCTCTGTTGCTCTGGTGGAGGGGAGAGCGCTGGGAGGAGGTGCAGAACTCACCACTGCCTGTGATTTCAG GTTAATGGCATCTGGCAGTGTGATCCAGTTTGTCCATAAACACATGGGCCTGGTCCCAGGCTGGGGTGGCGCCGCACGACTTGTCCGCATAGTTGGAAGCCAGAATGCACTGAAGCTGCTTGGTGGTGCTCTAAAAGTGGATCCCCATCTTGGCCTGCAGATTGGACTGGCAGACGGAGTTCTGGAGGTCCCTCTGGCAGAGGAGGGTGCAGAGACTCTACTACAGAAGACTGAAATCTGGCTCAGTCGCTATACAAAAGGACCCGCCCCTGTGATCCAGGCTGTGAAGAAGGTAGTGTTGTCAGGGAGAGAGCTCCCTCTGTCAGAGGCTCTGAGGACTGAGAGGGATGTATTTGGGACTGTGTGGGGTGGTCCAGCTAACCTGCAGGCTCTGGCCAGCAAGTCCAAACACAGATAA
- the soga3a gene encoding protein SOGA3a, whose amino-acid sequence MDLRCRLEHNERDWLREKAELLERFDMERREWESQLKDMQKKIEELYCDVRTKPGVGGLDSGRQEGDEDAVHRLSVRSTSTGSSLLSDNEPLSSSSQSLQIRHPPSPGFCGNRNISGIDGHHSTCFQEDSLCDFDAGGQFTQPELVDALRSRGTWQQDSLTDSKEAVDTIDLDAMFHKALGCGVLQKNVSNIQSNEDNVHVSPEESPLWAEQSYSTDKKKNTTALNAALKEIARVSEELCSYQDEIRKKSGDKRNRSESLCLPEESKIFSGHDKTRPEVDEAPCDLSQIYDDLRALERENWITLSPDNTWQADRELNKSWRANSTDPDGYRETQTSPGGLSEIDTAGPPIPPRTSSWNLSSPTSPDTELHIPESPMTTVRKCHSPCVLVDKKCSSPSIVRKFEAMLHENEGKVLKDGIVSSCSVPTNTECNMGCCHNRWSCDVSKFTNSKLSTYGTVQKSFSEVNILSAGKESRSDYCPGVGNLKSPELQMPQTVRELPLDLLLSSLEIPPASSNLQGSKRNIMLEQKTAEFNRTLFQAEMGRGVGEKRDSCTGTDARSVGCQPAFPPSDEILPSRETTFQPHCTHGTTNIMGVHPEITLALSTSNSTIQSPNVQPRRLRCGPEGEEVRIKQEFPSELSSEQPQIGLKEAKTTTSKSPAHNSEVKHKVQTASSPSRKTLRRAATEPLFSEPVLPANTQPGHIVDGPSSKNENPHGAKPQPARASVSLQQPSAENKQRQKTEPGHQAQLRHASALPSQLDSSRPGPRMMNDHPWKALTLAAYPRPEGSRSNYGAVERILKNYESASRAQQNQSEPTEIPSSPNVSARQEENIMELDMLDMDPLPLPPTLRHTQTSHTSQTHITQLSSHSAMGVKEVHLTVQENKDTSSSVQKNFSRPARPANRRLPSRWASRSPTTSSSSTSPSPSTTPVVPQSFPLQKHTSSFTYSHAFHIETVII is encoded by the exons ATGGACCTACGCTGTCGCCTGGAGCACAATGAGAGGGACTGGCTAAGGGAGAAAGCAGAGCTGCTGGAAAGGTTCGATATGGAGAGGAGGGAATGGGAGAGCCAGTTGAAGGATAtgcagaagaaaatagaagag CTGTACTGTGACGTGAGGACCAAGCCAGGAGTGGGCGGACTAGATAGTGGGAGGCAGGAGGGCGACGAAGATGCTGTACACAGACTCAGTGTACGCTCGACCAGCACCGGCTCCAGTCTGCTCAGTGACAACGAGCCGCTTAGTAGCAGCAGTCAGTCACTACAAATCAGACATCCACCTTCACCTGGTTTCTGTGGCAATAGAAACATCAGTGGCATCGATGGTCACCATTCAACCTGCTTCCAAGAAGACAGCCTCTGTGATTTTGACGCTGGTGGTCAATTCACTCAACCTGAGCTGGTGGATGCGTTAAGATCAAGAGGCACATGGCAGCAAGACTCACTCACTGATAGCAAGGAAGCTGTGGATACAATAGATCTGGATGCTATGTTTCATAAGGCTCTTGGATGTGGAGTACTacagaaaaatgtctcaaaCATACAAAGTAACGAAGACAATGTCCACGTTAGTCCTGAAGAAAGTCCTCTCTGGGCAGAGCAGAGTTACAGCACCGACAAGAAAAAGAACACCACTGCTCTCAATGCT GCTCTGAAAGAGATCGCCCGTGTGAGTGAGGAGCTTTGCAGCTACCAGGATGAGATCAGAAAGAAGAGTGGGGATAAGAG GAACCGCTCTGAATCCCTGTGCCTACCTGAGGAGAGCAAGATATTTTCTGGCCATGATAAAACCCGACCTGAGGTGGATGAAGCTCCCTGTGACCTCAGCCAGATTTATGATGACCTTCGGGCCCTGGAAAGGGAAAACTGGATCACTTTGTCACCAGATAACACCTGGCAGGCCGACAGAGAGCTGAACAAATCCTGGCGAGCAAATTCCACTGATCCAGACGGCTACAGAGAAACACAGACCAGCCCTGGAGGACTCTCTGAGATTGATACAGCAGGTCCTCCCATCCCTCCACGCACCTCCTCCTGGAATCTGAGCTCCCCAACCAGTCCCGACACAGAACTCCATATCCCAGAATCTCCCATGACGACAGTGAGGAAGTGCCATAGCCCCTGTGTTCTAGTGGACAAAAAGTGTAGCAGCCCGTCTATTGTCAGGAAGTTTGAGGCCATGCTAcatgaaaatgaaggaaaagttttaaaagacgGTATTGTATCATCCTGCTCTGTACCAACTAACACTGAATGTAATATGGGCTGCTGTCACAACCGCTGGTCCTGTGATGTAAGCAAGTTCACCAACAGTAAGCTGTCGACATATGGGACTGTTCAGAAAAGCTTCTCTGAAGTCAACATTTTGTCTGCTGGGAAAGAGTCGCGCTCAGATTACTGCCCTGGTGTTGGGAACTTAAAAAGCCCTGAGCTACAAATGCCTCAGACTGTCAGAGAATTACCTTTAGATTTGCTCTTGTCCTCTCTTGAAATACCACCTGCCAGCTCCAACCTCCAGggctccaaaagaaacataatgctGGAACAAAAAACAGCCGAGTTCAATAGGACTTTGTTTCAGGCTGAGATGGGCCGGGGAGTAGGAGAGAAACGAGACAGTTGTACAGGAACAGATGCCCGCTCTGTGGGTTGCCAACCAGCCTTTCCGCCATCAGATGAGATTTTGCCTTCCAGGGAGACAACATTTCAGCCACATTGTACTCATGGCACCACTAACATCATGGGTGTGCATCCTGAAATCACATTGGCCCTCTCCACCTCAAATTCTACAATTCAGAGCCCGAATGTCCAACCAAGGCGATTAAGATGTGGTCCTGAAGGTGAAGAGGTCAGAATAAAGCAAGAATTCCCTTCTGAACTTTCATCTGAGCAGCCACAGATTGGACTCAAGGaggcaaaaacaacaacctctAAGAGTCCTGCACACAATTCTGAGGTCAAGCACAAAGTTCAAACAGCAAGCAGTCCTTCCAGGAAAACACTACGCAGAGCAGCCACAGAGCCTCTCTTTTCAGAGCCTGTCTTGCCTGCAAATACCCAGCCAGGTCACATTGTGGATGGTCCCAGCTCCAAGAATGAGAATCCCCATGGAGCAAAGCCTCAGCCAGCCAGGGCCAGTGTCTCACTCCAGCAGCCGTCTGCTGAGAACAAGCAAAGACAGAAGACAGAGCCAGGGCACCAGGCACAGCTAAGGCATGCATCAGCTCTGCCCTCCCAGTTGGACTCCTCCAGACCTGGGCCTCGAATGATGAATGACCATCCCTGGAAGGCCCTCACTCTGGCAGCGTACCCACGGCCTGAGGGATCCAGGTCCAACTATGGCGCAGTGGAAAGGATTCTGAAGAATTATGAGAGTGCATCGCGGGCTCAACAAAACCAGAGCGAACCGACCGAGATCCCCTCAAGTCCGAATGTCAGTGCCAGGCAGGAGGAGAACATCATGGAACTGGACATGCTGGACATGGACCCTCTACCCTTACCTCCCACTCTGAGACACACGCAGACTTCACACACATCACAGACGCACATCACACAGCTCAGCAGCCACAGTGCCATGGGTGTGAAAGAGGTACATCTCACAGTGCAG GAGAACAAAGACACCTCCTCCTCTGTTCAGAAGAACTTCTCGAGACCTGCCCGTCCTGCCAACAGACGCCTCCCGTCTCGATGGGCCAGCCGCTCCCCCActacttcctcctcctccacctctccttctccctctacTACCCCTGTTGTGCCTCAATCCTTCCCCCTTCAGAAACACACTTCCTCTTTTACCTACTCACATGCCTTTCACATAGAGACCGTCATTATTTGA
- the LOC131976328 gene encoding protein SOGA3, whose amino-acid sequence MMNPSSADSPRQPDNSSRKQQRSSSPAGLKDGGSKATQKGSNSSKPITSKQAGGGGGGGGGGGRNSRGHSPVSTGRERQAGGAPAVRGAAAVQAAGAESPTLSRSAAAAAADRGCTQTSEDSSRLVTDASSPSRADPNRVVSDQPCASKSPKLRSKNPKGGEAAAATSGSKKSSKSTIGCGPGFWKEGCLQSELIQFHLNKSLGKKGTKMQTKSASPPASEPELSPEPDSPQPPPQPDQRLQEDLERLEDENDDLKTEIEEMRAEMDEMRDTFYEEDACQLQDMRRELERANKNCRILQYRLKKAERKRLRFAETGQVDGELLRSLEQDLKVAKDVSVRLHHELENVEEKRTKTEDENEKLRQQLIEVEVTKQALQNELERAKELSLKRKGSKDVQKAERKTPQTPVEEENEDLKCQLAFIKEEAILMRKKMAKIDKEKDRLEQELQKYRSFYGDVDSPLPKGEAGGPPTTRESELKLRLRLVEEEANILGRKIVELEVENRGLKAELDDMREDSLAAAGVDSSGIGGQQCREQGEALSELRQQLQLVEDEAELLRRNLADVEEENKKVTSELNKLKYKAGSHEAGSRHGGGGADPAKVEALQEELKAARLQINELSGKVMQLQYENRVLLSNMQRYDLASHLGIRSSPRDSDAESDGGRDDDTPSASASSPRLLPPHRKREGPIGGESDSDEVRNIRCLTPTRSLYSPVDSRFLSRSLKDRQQMIDIRIEAERLGRTIDRLITDTSTIIAEARVYVTNGELFARLEEDEEGGRIREHELLYRINAQMKAFRKELQSFIDRLDVPKQDDKQAEEPLSMFQPIILLILILVLFSSLSYATIFKLVFLFTLFFVL is encoded by the exons ATGATGAACCCATCCTCTGCCGACTCACCGCGGCAGCCAGACAATAGCAGCCGGAAGCAGCAGCGCTCGTCGTCTCCGGCCGGGCTCAAAGACGGTGGATCTAAAGCTACACAGAAGGGCAGCAACTCGTCAAAGCCCATTACATCAAAACaagcaggaggaggtggtggtggaggaggaggaggagggagaaacaGCCGAGGTCACTCTCCCGTTTCCACAGGCAGGGAGCGGCAGGCCGGAGGCGCTCCTGCCGTCAGAGGCGCGGCTGCTGTCCAGGCTGCTGGTGCTGAAAGCCCGACGCTGAGCAGGTCTGCGGCGGCGGCGGCTGCAGACAGAGGCTGCACCCAGACATCAGAGGACTCCTCCCGCCTAGTCACTGATGCCTCCTCACCCTCCAGAGCAGATCCGAACCGTGTCGTCTCAGACCAGCCCTGCGCATCCAAATCCCCCAAACTGAGGAGCAAAAACCCAAAAGGAGGGGAGGCCGCAGCGGCGACGAGCGGCAGCAAGAAGAGCTCCAAAAGCACAATAGGCTGCGGACCCGGTTTCTGGAAGGAGGGATGCTTGCAGTCCGAGCTAATACAGTTCCATCTGAATAAGAGCTTGGGGAAGAAAGGGACAAAGATGCAGACGAAATCAGCATCACCGCCGGCATCGGAGCCGGAGCTTTCCCCCGAGCCTGACAGTCCACAACCTCCTCCGCAGCCGGACCAGAGACTACAGGAAGATTTAGAGAGGCTGGAGGATGAAAACGATGACCTTAAG ACTGAAATCGAGGAGATGCGGGCAGAGATGGATGAGATGCGGGACACCTTTTATGAGGAAGACGCCTGCCAGCTGCAAGACATGCGCAGAGAGCTGGAGAGAGCCAACAAGAACTGTAGGATCCTTCAGTATAGACTGAAGaaggcagagaggaagaggctGCGGTTTGCAGAAACTGGCCAGGTAGATGGAGAGCTGCTCAGGAGTCTGGAGCAAGACCTCAAG GTGGCGAAGGATGTATCTGTGCGCTTGCACCATGAGCTGGAGAatgtggaggagaagaggacGAAGACAGAGGACGAGAATGAGAAGCTGAGGCAGCAGCTGATAGAGGTGGAGGTCACCAAGCAGGCCCTGCAGAATGAACTGGAGAGAGCCAAAGAG CTCTcactgaaaagaaaaggaagtaaagatgtgcaaaaagcagagagaaagactCCACAGACCCCAGTCGAG GAAGAAAATGAGGATTTGAAATGCCAGCTGGCCTTCATCAAGGAGGAAGCCATCTTGATGAGGAAAAAGATGGCAAAGATCGACAAAGAGAAGGACCGACTGGAGCAGGAGCTGCAGAAGTACCGCTCCTTCTATGGGGACGTGGACAGCCCTCTGCCTAAAGGTGAGGCTGGAGGGCCTCCCACCACCCGTGAGTCAGAGCTGAAACTGCGCTTACgtctggtggaggaggaggcgaACATCTTGGGGAGGAAGATTGTGGAGCTGGAGGTGGAGAACAGGGGGCTGAAGGCTGAACTGGATGACATGAGGGAGGACAG TCTGGCGGCAGCAGGAGTGGACAGTTCTGGTATTGGAGGTCAACAATGCAGAGAGCAGGGCGAGGCCCTGTCGGAGCTGAGGCAGCAGCTTCAGCTGGTGGAGGATGAGGCAGAACTCCTCCGCAGAAATTTAGCAGATGTAGAAGAAGAGAACAAAAAG GTGACGAGTGAACTCAATAAACTGAAATACAAGGCCGGATCCCATGAAGCTGGATCCAGGCATGGaggag gaggagctgaccCCGCTAAAGTGGAAGCCCTCCAGGAGGAGCTGAAAGCAGCACGGCTGCAGATCAATGAACTGAGCGGCAAAGTCATGCAGCTGCAGTACGAGAACCGCGTGCTGCTCTCCAACATGCAGCGATATGACCTGGCGTCCCACCTCGGCATCCGCAGCAGCCCTCGGGACAGTGACGCAGAGAGCGACGGGGGACGGGATGACGACACCCCCTCAGCCTCTGCGTCCTCCCCTCGCCTCCTACCTCCACATAGAAAGCGTGAGGGCCCTATTGGAGGGGAGAGCGACTCAGATGAGGTGAGGAACATCCGGTGCCTCACCCCGACACGTTCCCTTTACTCACCTGTAGACAGCCGTTTTTTATCGAGAAGCCTGAAGGACCGACAGCAGATGATAGACATCCGCATCGAGGCGGAGAGGCTGGGTCGGACCATCGATAGGCTCATTACTGATACCAGCACTATCATCGCTGAAGCTCGCGTTTACGTCACCAACGGGGAGCTGTTTGCCCGactggaggaggatgaggaaggcGGCAG GATCAGAGAGCATGAGCTGCTCTATCGTATCAACGCCCAGATGAAAGCCTTCAGGAAGGAGTTGCAGAGCTTCATAGACCGGCTGGATGTGCCCAAGCAGGATGATAAACAGGCAGAGGAGCCACTGTCT ATGTTTCAGCCCATTATTTTGCTGATCCTCATTCTCGTTCTGTTTTCCTCACTCTCTTATgccaccatttttaaattggtaTTCCTTTTCACcctgttctttgttctgtaa